A genome region from Armatimonadota bacterium includes the following:
- a CDS encoding sugar phosphate isomerase/epimerase family protein: MKDPRRELMHAAAVATGAAALAAEPVLGVEGDDAMSPAVNPVYLTGSSEGWPLKQLAAAGYRGLELTPACLDNLSHWQPAARKAGLRALCVNAMDELRPYLTGSLSDAVERRRRDTLRRLLCTLAKMREQGIPFLVVAPSRLAEVYQSVDEARPLLVESLRELAAAGDTTILLVAAPFRLFASSAETAAIVDEVNRPNVAAALDVGHALLSDERPAAAAKRLGKRLRYVQVHDADIRPGVMRLDRHLPLGDGSLEKEEVRAAVGVRPFAVGITPAADPLDTARAALRWLG; encoded by the coding sequence GTGAAGGACCCCCGGCGCGAGTTGATGCACGCGGCTGCGGTCGCGACAGGCGCGGCGGCGCTCGCTGCCGAGCCGGTCCTCGGCGTGGAAGGAGATGATGCAATGTCGCCCGCGGTCAACCCCGTTTACCTCACCGGCTCGAGCGAAGGATGGCCCCTGAAGCAATTGGCGGCGGCGGGCTACCGCGGCCTGGAATTGACCCCCGCCTGCCTCGATAACCTCTCCCACTGGCAGCCGGCGGCAAGAAAGGCCGGCCTGCGCGCCTTGTGCGTCAATGCCATGGACGAGCTGCGCCCGTACCTGACGGGCAGCCTGTCGGACGCGGTCGAGCGCCGCCGCCGCGACACCCTGCGCCGGCTCCTGTGCACCCTGGCGAAAATGCGCGAGCAGGGGATTCCCTTTCTAGTGGTCGCACCGAGCCGCCTCGCTGAGGTTTACCAGTCGGTGGACGAGGCGCGCCCTTTGCTGGTCGAAAGCCTGCGCGAGCTGGCGGCGGCAGGAGACACGACGATTCTGCTCGTAGCGGCGCCGTTTCGCCTGTTCGCCTCCTCCGCCGAGACCGCCGCGATAGTGGATGAGGTGAACCGGCCCAATGTCGCCGCGGCCCTCGATGTCGGCCACGCGCTGCTGAGCGACGAGAGGCCGGCCGCCGCGGCGAAGAGGCTAGGCAAGCGGCTGCGCTACGTGCAGGTGCATGACGCGGATATTCGCCCCGGCGTCATGCGCCTCGACCGCCATCTGCCATTGGGCGACGGATCGCTGGAAAAGGAAGAGGTCCGCGCCGCCGTGGGTGTGCGGCCGTTTGCCGTCGGCATCACCCCCGCCGCAGATCCCCTTGACACCGCCCGCGCGGCGCTGCGTTGGCTGGGGTAG